A genomic stretch from Bordetella sp. N includes:
- a CDS encoding LPS-assembly protein LptD — MRMVRWSILILAGAAAAAQAQVPADSSVNDWSKTASKSMGKQNAKAKPPKAAQPAANSVQVMGLKDSTGLRSSTGLRRHQVDGDNLAGYMQADNIDGDPDSNVTLTGNAEVRRMDTIIKGDTVKYRRAEGVATSEGHARLLRDGSLAIGPAMSYNVDTNTGALTKPDFWLGATGGRAQAEHADLFSRSTMRLNQVTYTACSCDNPAWYIKASSIDLDFDENEGMARNGVLYFKDTPILAWPYMTFPVKKERKSGFLAPTYGTTSRSGFDLQVPYYFNLAPNYDLTLTPRVLSKRGEQLGAEFRYLGPTYTGTLMGTYLSSDRTTGESRYLYSTKHFQNLGNGFYTSWNISGVSDGDYFRDFTSIGVNDAAQTYLPRQGMVGWNNQYWQSYVQVYKYQTLQDPDAPILPPYDKVPELSLSGQRYDLNGFDLEYTSTATRFSRPIFQDTHNGPDGDRLQMYPTLAYPIVRPGWYITPKVGLNFTQYQNTNWHPGDNSGFGAGAYDYRSSASRTLPIMSLDAGMTFERDTTLFGKSSIQTLEPRLFYLRVPYRDQSKMPVYDTSLSDFSFSQAFEENIYNGGWDRIANANQLTAALTTRWLDADTGFERASLAAGQQFYFEDQKVTLPNELPRSDVRSAYLVAATAALTDTLSTTVEGQWNPYDSRWSRGLVSARWSPQRATSVSLSYRYTRDPQTTTGYTNYQPAGQNQISLAFQWPFTSRWSGVGRVDYSMRGGDGVVDPYTGEPAQRRVTQAIAGVEYKGDCCWTGRFVFQRYAVSTTDVNNAFFFQLELTGLGSLGTDPLKLMKKNIPGYEQTTPPVQPGTSFERYE; from the coding sequence GTGCGCATGGTCCGGTGGTCGATCCTAATCCTTGCTGGCGCGGCCGCGGCCGCCCAGGCGCAAGTCCCGGCGGACTCATCCGTCAACGATTGGAGCAAGACTGCGTCCAAGAGCATGGGCAAGCAGAATGCCAAGGCCAAGCCGCCCAAGGCCGCTCAGCCCGCGGCCAATTCCGTGCAGGTCATGGGCTTGAAGGACAGCACCGGCTTGCGTAGCTCCACGGGGTTGCGCCGGCATCAGGTCGATGGCGACAACCTGGCCGGCTACATGCAGGCCGACAATATCGACGGTGATCCCGATTCCAACGTGACGTTGACGGGCAACGCCGAAGTGCGCCGGATGGACACCATCATCAAGGGCGACACGGTCAAGTACCGTCGCGCCGAAGGCGTCGCCACCAGTGAAGGCCATGCGCGCCTGCTGCGCGATGGCTCGCTGGCGATCGGCCCGGCCATGAGCTACAACGTCGACACGAATACCGGTGCACTGACCAAGCCCGATTTCTGGCTCGGCGCCACCGGCGGCCGCGCGCAGGCCGAGCACGCGGACCTGTTCAGCCGTTCGACCATGCGGCTGAACCAGGTTACCTATACCGCCTGCTCCTGCGACAACCCGGCCTGGTACATCAAGGCCTCGTCGATCGACCTGGATTTCGACGAGAACGAAGGTATGGCCCGCAACGGCGTGCTGTATTTCAAGGACACGCCCATCCTGGCTTGGCCTTACATGACCTTCCCGGTCAAGAAAGAACGTAAGTCCGGTTTCCTGGCGCCCACCTATGGCACGACCAGCCGCAGCGGTTTCGACCTGCAGGTGCCGTACTACTTCAACCTGGCGCCCAACTACGATCTGACGTTGACGCCGCGGGTGCTGAGCAAGCGGGGCGAGCAGCTTGGCGCGGAGTTCCGCTACCTGGGGCCGACGTATACCGGTACCTTGATGGGAACCTATCTGTCCAGCGACCGCACTACCGGCGAGAGCCGGTACCTGTACAGCACCAAGCATTTCCAGAACCTTGGCAACGGCTTCTACACCAGCTGGAACATCTCCGGCGTGTCGGACGGCGATTACTTCCGCGACTTCACCTCCATCGGGGTGAACGACGCTGCGCAGACCTACCTGCCGCGCCAGGGCATGGTCGGCTGGAACAATCAATACTGGCAGTCCTATGTGCAGGTCTACAAATATCAGACCCTGCAGGATCCGGATGCGCCCATCCTGCCGCCCTACGACAAGGTGCCCGAGCTGTCCTTGAGCGGCCAGCGCTATGACCTGAACGGTTTCGACCTGGAGTACACCAGCACGGCGACCCGCTTCTCGCGGCCGATCTTCCAGGACACCCATAACGGGCCCGACGGCGATCGCCTGCAGATGTATCCCACGCTGGCTTATCCCATCGTGCGGCCGGGCTGGTACATCACGCCCAAGGTCGGCTTGAATTTCACGCAATATCAGAACACCAACTGGCACCCCGGGGATAACTCGGGCTTCGGGGCAGGCGCCTACGACTATCGCAGCAGCGCGTCGCGCACCTTGCCCATCATGTCGCTCGATGCGGGCATGACCTTCGAGCGCGACACCACGCTGTTCGGCAAGTCGTCGATCCAGACCCTGGAGCCGCGCCTGTTCTACCTGCGGGTGCCGTATCGCGACCAGTCGAAGATGCCCGTCTACGATACGTCGTTGTCGGACTTCAGCTTCTCGCAGGCCTTCGAAGAGAATATCTATAACGGCGGCTGGGACCGGATCGCCAATGCCAATCAGCTGACCGCGGCCTTGACCACGCGCTGGCTGGACGCGGACACCGGTTTCGAACGCGCGTCCTTGGCGGCCGGCCAGCAGTTCTACTTCGAAGACCAGAAGGTCACGCTGCCCAACGAGCTGCCGCGCAGCGATGTGCGTTCCGCGTATCTGGTTGCCGCCACCGCGGCGTTGACCGACACCCTGTCGACGACCGTCGAGGGGCAGTGGAATCCCTACGATTCGCGTTGGTCGCGCGGCCTGGTGTCGGCACGCTGGTCGCCGCAACGGGCGACTTCCGTGTCGCTGTCTTACCGCTACACGCGCGATCCTCAGACGACCACGGGTTACACCAACTACCAGCCTGCCGGCCAGAACCAGATCAGCCTGGCCTTCCAGTGGCCGTTCACCAGCCGGTGGTCGGGCGTGGGCCGCGTCGACTACTCGATGCGCGGCGGCGACGGGGTGGTCGACCCCTACACTGGCGAGCCCGCCCAGCGGCGCGTCACTCAGGCCATCGCCGGGGTGGAGTACAAAGGCGATTGCTGCTGGACCGGACGCTTCGTGTTCCAGCGTTACGCCGTGTCGACCACCGACGTGAACAATGCTTTCTTCTTCCAGCTTGAACTGACGGGCCTGGGCTCCCTGGGTACCGACCCGCTCAAGCTGATGAAGAAAAATATCCCGGGCTACGAGCAGACCACGCCGCCCGTGCAGCCCGGTACGAGTTTTGAAAGGTACGAATGA
- a CDS encoding aminoglycoside phosphotransferase family protein produces the protein MNSTPDPRQDQIRLWLRSLPAELGLDIASLAPASSDASFRRYFRLNAAAGSLIVMDAPPEQEDCRPFIHVAGLLDDAGLNVPRILAQELAQGLLLLTDLGRQTYYQRIQAGLPDTELQTLYRQALAALVRLQQSATTDLPAYDTARLATELELFPEWYVDRHHGMQLDDKTRQDLDRIFALLSASNGAQPPVLVHRDFHSPNLMVCDEDRYGPNPGVIDFQDALAGPITYDLASLVTDARTTWEEPQQLDWAIRYWEMARAAGLPVEADFADFHRAYEWMGLQRNLRILGVFARLHHRDGKANYLAHIPRVNTYVRQVAARYGVFTPLLRLLDKLDDRQPVVGYTF, from the coding sequence TTGAACTCGACACCCGATCCCCGCCAGGACCAGATCCGTCTGTGGCTGCGCAGCTTGCCCGCCGAACTGGGCCTGGACATCGCCTCCCTGGCGCCGGCATCCAGCGATGCCAGCTTCCGCCGTTACTTCCGCCTGAATGCCGCCGCGGGCAGCCTTATCGTCATGGACGCCCCTCCCGAACAGGAGGACTGCCGCCCCTTCATCCACGTCGCCGGCCTGCTGGACGACGCCGGCCTGAACGTGCCGCGTATCCTTGCCCAGGAGCTGGCGCAGGGCCTGCTGCTGCTGACCGACCTTGGCCGCCAGACGTATTACCAGCGGATCCAGGCCGGTTTGCCGGACACGGAACTGCAGACGCTATATCGGCAGGCCCTGGCGGCCCTGGTGCGTTTGCAACAGTCCGCCACCACCGACCTGCCCGCCTACGACACCGCCCGCCTGGCTACCGAACTGGAGCTGTTCCCGGAGTGGTACGTCGACCGCCATCACGGCATGCAGCTGGACGACAAGACCCGCCAGGACCTGGACCGGATCTTCGCCCTGCTGTCCGCCAGCAACGGCGCGCAGCCGCCGGTACTGGTGCACCGGGACTTCCACTCGCCCAACCTGATGGTCTGCGATGAAGACCGTTACGGCCCGAATCCCGGCGTCATCGATTTCCAGGACGCGCTGGCCGGCCCCATCACCTATGACCTGGCTTCGCTGGTCACGGACGCCCGCACCACTTGGGAAGAGCCGCAGCAATTGGACTGGGCCATCCGCTACTGGGAAATGGCGCGTGCCGCCGGCCTGCCGGTGGAGGCCGATTTTGCCGATTTCCACCGTGCCTACGAGTGGATGGGTCTGCAACGCAACCTGCGCATCCTGGGGGTCTTCGCCCGCCTCCACCACCGCGACGGCAAGGCCAATTACCTCGCCCATATCCCGAGAGTAAACACTTACGTCCGCCAGGTCGCGGCGCGCTATGGCGTCTTCACGCCCCTGCTGCGCCTGCTGGACAAGCTGGATGACCGCCAGCCCGTCGTGGGCTACACGTTCTGA
- the murU gene encoding N-acetylmuramate alpha-1-phosphate uridylyltransferase MurU, with protein MRAMILAAGRGERMRPLTDTLPKPLLSVGGAPLIVWHIRRLVAAGITDIVINHAWLGDRIEAALGDGAAFGARLRYSPEAQALETAGGIAQALPLLGQAPFLVVNGDVWCDWDPACAKAQAELLEASGGQVWLLMVDNPEHHPQGDFHLLDDGTLAAAGGRRLTYAGIGVYHPSLFTGLQSGMPARLAPLLVDAIGRGTARGARHDGKWVDVGTPQRLAELDTMLTARAAKATDS; from the coding sequence CTGCGCGCCATGATCCTCGCGGCCGGCCGCGGCGAACGCATGCGCCCGCTGACCGACACCCTGCCCAAGCCGCTGCTGTCAGTCGGCGGCGCGCCGCTGATCGTCTGGCACATCCGCCGCCTGGTCGCGGCCGGCATCACCGACATCGTCATCAACCATGCATGGCTGGGCGACCGCATCGAAGCCGCCCTGGGCGACGGCGCGGCGTTCGGCGCGCGTCTGCGCTATTCGCCTGAAGCCCAGGCCCTGGAAACCGCTGGCGGCATCGCCCAGGCCTTGCCGCTGTTGGGCCAGGCACCCTTCCTGGTCGTCAATGGCGACGTGTGGTGCGACTGGGACCCCGCCTGCGCGAAGGCGCAAGCCGAGCTGCTGGAAGCATCAGGCGGCCAGGTATGGCTGTTGATGGTGGACAACCCCGAGCATCATCCCCAGGGGGATTTCCATTTGCTGGACGACGGCACCCTGGCCGCGGCAGGCGGGCGCCGTTTGACCTATGCCGGGATCGGCGTCTACCATCCCAGCCTGTTCACGGGCCTGCAGTCGGGCATGCCTGCCAGGCTCGCCCCGTTGCTGGTCGACGCCATCGGGCGCGGCACGGCCCGGGGGGCGCGGCATGACGGCAAGTGGGTCGATGTCGGTACGCCCCAGCGGCTGGCCGAGCTGGACACAATGTTGACGGCCCGGGCCGCCAAGGCCACGGATTCATGA
- a CDS encoding DUF6776 family protein → MFGRSQRSVFKPSVYQPGKRSRRMPRWLVLLLVGIGLGAGGVLFLQTNYGPQRLTIEQSEQLHSELSAANLDRQRLQGQLEEASQQRDSARSTHGKLTTDLAQAQQQITALNKDLQLFEEAIPPDPRGSNIGVRSALLTREPGQLGYQVLIMRDNAKAGAPFKGTVQFAVEGRYPNGRIDTIAPDAIPLDLDRYQHMSGGLKLPDGFVARTVTIKVLDGAQRQQAMRVYYVRG, encoded by the coding sequence ATGTTCGGACGGTCGCAGCGCTCTGTTTTCAAACCCTCGGTATATCAGCCCGGCAAGCGTTCACGGCGCATGCCGCGCTGGCTCGTGTTGCTGCTGGTGGGCATCGGGCTGGGTGCTGGCGGTGTCCTTTTCCTGCAGACCAATTACGGTCCGCAGCGTCTGACCATCGAGCAATCCGAGCAATTGCACAGCGAACTCAGCGCCGCCAACCTGGACCGCCAGCGCCTGCAAGGGCAGCTTGAGGAAGCCAGCCAGCAGCGCGATTCCGCACGCAGCACGCACGGCAAGCTGACCACCGACCTGGCGCAGGCGCAGCAGCAGATCACGGCCCTGAACAAGGACCTGCAGCTGTTCGAGGAAGCCATTCCGCCCGATCCGCGTGGCAGCAACATCGGTGTGCGCTCCGCCCTGTTGACGCGCGAGCCCGGTCAGCTTGGCTATCAAGTCCTGATCATGCGCGATAACGCCAAGGCCGGCGCTCCCTTCAAGGGCACCGTGCAGTTCGCCGTTGAAGGCCGCTATCCGAACGGCCGCATCGACACCATCGCCCCCGACGCCATCCCCCTGGACCTGGACCGCTATCAGCACATGAGCGGCGGCCTGAAGCTGCCGGACGGCTTCGTTGCCCGTACGGTGACCATCAAGGTGCTGGACGGCGCGCAGCGCCAGCAGGCCATGCGCGTCTATTACGTCCGCGGCTAA
- a CDS encoding cytochrome b — MQVEALNQTAQPLARYSRPAVVLHWVVFLLVALALFAIEIRGPRGSDSRTLWTGIHIWAGCTVLVLMAVRLVWRLVHGVPAAEAGGGFLALCARAMHWLFYIVLIAQPLLGILMTNMAGRPVSLMGTDWSFSLVGAHPDLRPDVRAAHGFIGNALYYLIGLHALAALWHQFIRRDGTLRKML, encoded by the coding sequence ATGCAGGTCGAAGCCCTCAATCAGACCGCGCAGCCCCTGGCTCGCTATAGCCGTCCCGCAGTCGTGCTGCATTGGGTTGTTTTCCTGCTGGTCGCGCTGGCCTTGTTCGCCATCGAGATACGCGGACCGCGCGGCAGCGATTCGCGCACGCTATGGACCGGCATCCACATCTGGGCCGGCTGTACGGTGCTGGTGCTGATGGCGGTGCGCCTGGTGTGGCGGCTCGTGCACGGCGTGCCGGCCGCCGAGGCGGGGGGCGGCTTTCTGGCCCTCTGTGCCCGCGCGATGCACTGGCTGTTCTATATCGTCCTGATCGCCCAGCCGCTGTTGGGAATCCTGATGACGAACATGGCGGGCCGGCCTGTGAGCCTGATGGGAACCGACTGGTCTTTCTCGCTGGTCGGCGCGCATCCTGACCTGCGTCCCGATGTCCGGGCCGCGCATGGGTTCATCGGCAATGCGCTGTATTACCTGATCGGCCTGCACGCGCTGGCCGCGCTGTGGCATCAATTCATCCGGCGCGACGGCACCCTGCGCAAAATGCTCTAG
- a CDS encoding tripartite tricarboxylate transporter substrate binding protein, with protein MSPGIKKLAALILAGSSVPVAPAAAGTEPVYPQRPVTLVLGFPPGGASDLIARHMAAYMTLELGKKVILEYKPGAAGNIAAADVARATPDGYTLYLAARPNAIHRIMYPHIDYDFQRDFTPVGMLATVPLVMITGQQSSLHDLPDVLAAARAQPGKLVCASGGIGTTEHLLCEVLKKAAHVDIVHAPYRGSAPALVDLMAGRIDLQITLVPGVISQIKSGAVRPIAIMGSRRIPALPDVPAIEEYLLPGKEGETWYALVAPTGTPAEVIDRLNGAVNSVLQHPTLRQVMADLAFDLPEGRNTPEDLSAFVDREVERWTAVLRERNIEPAR; from the coding sequence ATGAGTCCAGGAATAAAGAAATTGGCGGCACTGATACTGGCGGGGAGTTCGGTTCCCGTCGCCCCTGCGGCCGCGGGCACGGAGCCTGTCTACCCGCAACGCCCGGTAACCCTCGTCCTGGGGTTCCCGCCAGGGGGCGCATCCGACCTGATCGCGCGGCACATGGCCGCCTACATGACCCTGGAACTGGGCAAAAAGGTCATTCTTGAATACAAGCCGGGCGCCGCGGGCAATATCGCCGCGGCGGACGTGGCCAGGGCGACGCCCGATGGCTACACGCTTTATCTCGCGGCCCGGCCGAACGCCATCCATCGCATCATGTATCCGCACATCGACTACGACTTCCAGCGCGACTTCACGCCGGTCGGCATGTTGGCGACGGTGCCCCTGGTCATGATCACCGGGCAGCAATCCTCCCTGCATGACTTGCCGGACGTGTTGGCGGCCGCGCGGGCGCAGCCTGGCAAGCTCGTTTGCGCTTCGGGCGGGATAGGCACGACGGAACATCTGTTGTGCGAGGTCTTGAAGAAAGCCGCGCATGTCGACATCGTGCACGCCCCTTATCGGGGCAGCGCGCCGGCGCTGGTGGACCTCATGGCGGGACGTATCGACCTGCAGATCACCCTTGTGCCGGGCGTCATCTCCCAGATCAAATCGGGGGCCGTCAGGCCCATCGCGATCATGGGCAGCCGTCGGATCCCGGCGCTGCCGGACGTCCCGGCCATCGAGGAGTATCTGCTGCCCGGCAAGGAGGGCGAAACCTGGTATGCACTGGTGGCGCCCACCGGGACACCGGCCGAAGTCATCGACCGCTTGAACGGGGCGGTCAACTCGGTCTTGCAGCACCCGACACTCAGACAGGTCATGGCGGACCTGGCCTTCGATTTGCCGGAAGGGCGTAATACGCCCGAGGACCTCAGCGCATTTGTCGACCGGGAGGTCGAGCGCTGGACCGCCGTGCTGCGGGAACGGAATATCGAGCCGGCGCGTTGA
- a CDS encoding tripartite tricarboxylate transporter substrate binding protein encodes MKLGNREMAALMAARDGAPAGAMAGAMAASLAPPFPERPITIVVGFPPGGGDMLMGEIARYMGEELGQELTLDYRLGAAGNIGAASVARSARDGYTIFLAGRPNIFHRLMYDEVDYDFSFDLAPVGMVARMPFVMVTGKHSPLTSLNDVMAPAPTHSQGFTCAFSEIGTTSHILGGFLQQTVGIRLVNAPYHGVVEALADVIGGRTDLLISPLPMALPLIRSGNIKPLVVMARERAAALPAVPTTGEFRLPGAETEGWYALMAPARTPRPVIATLNRAVNAALARPGLKERLEQLAYMPAHPADNTPERLRAHLADETEKWTAVLMDRNIHPLH; translated from the coding sequence ATGAAACTGGGGAACAGGGAGATGGCCGCGCTGATGGCGGCCCGTGACGGGGCTCCGGCCGGAGCCATGGCAGGAGCGATGGCGGCCAGTCTGGCGCCGCCGTTTCCGGAGCGGCCGATCACCATCGTCGTGGGCTTTCCGCCAGGCGGCGGCGACATGCTCATGGGCGAGATCGCCAGGTACATGGGGGAGGAGCTGGGGCAGGAACTCACCCTCGACTATCGGCTCGGCGCGGCGGGCAACATCGGCGCGGCGTCCGTGGCCAGGTCGGCGCGCGACGGCTACACGATCTTCCTGGCAGGACGTCCGAATATTTTTCATCGCCTCATGTACGACGAGGTCGATTATGACTTCTCCTTCGATCTGGCGCCGGTCGGGATGGTCGCCAGGATGCCTTTCGTCATGGTGACGGGCAAGCATTCGCCGCTGACCAGCTTGAACGATGTCATGGCGCCCGCGCCCACCCATTCTCAAGGCTTTACCTGCGCCTTTTCGGAGATCGGCACCACGTCCCATATATTGGGCGGCTTCCTGCAGCAGACAGTCGGCATCCGATTGGTGAACGCGCCGTATCACGGCGTGGTGGAGGCCCTGGCCGATGTCATCGGCGGTCGCACCGATCTTTTGATTTCGCCCTTGCCCATGGCGCTGCCCTTGATCCGCTCGGGCAACATCAAGCCCCTCGTCGTCATGGCGCGCGAGCGCGCTGCCGCGCTGCCCGCCGTTCCCACCACAGGCGAATTCCGTCTGCCAGGCGCGGAAACCGAAGGCTGGTACGCCTTGATGGCGCCCGCCCGGACGCCGCGGCCCGTCATCGCCACCCTGAACCGGGCCGTCAACGCGGCGCTGGCGCGGCCGGGCCTCAAGGAAAGGCTGGAACAGCTCGCCTATATGCCGGCCCATCCTGCCGACAACACCCCCGAGCGCCTGCGTGCCCATCTCGCGGATGAAACCGAGAAATGGACGGCAGTGCTGATGGACAGGAACATCCATCCGCTGCATTGA
- a CDS encoding tripartite tricarboxylate transporter substrate binding protein — MSFSKRDLAALIMVGGSIPTHVFAAENIADYPQRPITLIIGTAPGGGTDILARRIAAHMTADLGQKVIVDYRPGASGNIAALAVARSEADGYTIFLSTRAATLHKTMYPHINYDYAQDLAPVALAAKMPLVILMGNHVEAATLPDAISLSKAHPGKFSLATIGVGTTNYLLSRILQETAGVEWIHVPYQSAPVALRDVIAGRVDFLCLPLSSALAHIHAGSVHALAVMSQERVAEVPDLPTIQQLGYGEASADDWFAIMAPARTPEQVIARLNRSVNRALAAQGEREQLSRLGFVAPTSAEDPSALATLIAEDTRKWTAILAAWQIKGLQ; from the coding sequence ATGAGTTTCAGCAAGCGTGATCTGGCGGCGTTGATCATGGTGGGCGGTTCGATTCCCACACACGTCTTCGCCGCCGAGAACATCGCGGATTATCCGCAACGACCCATCACTCTCATCATCGGCACGGCGCCGGGCGGCGGCACCGACATCCTGGCGCGCCGCATCGCCGCCCACATGACCGCGGATCTGGGGCAGAAGGTCATCGTCGACTACCGGCCCGGGGCCTCGGGCAATATTGCCGCGCTGGCGGTGGCACGGTCGGAGGCCGACGGCTACACCATTTTCCTCAGCACGCGCGCGGCAACCCTGCACAAGACCATGTACCCGCATATCAACTACGACTATGCGCAGGACCTGGCGCCCGTGGCGCTGGCAGCCAAGATGCCCTTGGTCATCCTGATGGGCAATCACGTCGAAGCCGCCACGCTGCCGGATGCGATCAGCCTGTCGAAGGCGCATCCCGGCAAGTTCAGCCTGGCCACCATCGGTGTCGGCACGACCAACTACCTGCTCTCCCGCATCCTGCAGGAAACCGCGGGGGTCGAGTGGATCCACGTCCCTTATCAAAGCGCGCCGGTGGCGCTCCGGGACGTCATCGCCGGGCGGGTCGATTTCCTCTGCCTGCCTCTGTCATCGGCGCTTGCCCACATCCATGCGGGTAGCGTGCATGCGCTGGCGGTGATGTCGCAGGAACGGGTGGCCGAGGTCCCGGACCTCCCCACCATCCAGCAACTGGGCTACGGCGAAGCGAGCGCGGACGACTGGTTCGCCATCATGGCGCCGGCCAGGACGCCGGAGCAGGTCATCGCGCGCCTGAATCGCTCCGTCAACCGGGCCCTGGCCGCCCAGGGCGAGCGCGAACAGCTGTCGCGTCTGGGCTTCGTCGCACCGACATCGGCAGAGGATCCCTCGGCCCTGGCCACGCTCATCGCGGAAGACACCAGGAAGTGGACCGCCATTCTGGCCGCCTGGCAGATCAAAGGGCTGCAATGA
- a CDS encoding tripartite tricarboxylate transporter substrate binding protein, translating into MNHQIRYLAPVVSGAPMPVLGGASFGQLAAGLEPWYPARPITLVLGAAPGGGADILARTLIEDLARALGQAISIEYQPGASGNIGAARVARAKCDGYTLLLSTRAATLHKTMYPHMDYDFARDLRPVALLATMPVAVIMGNHVAANSLADAIALTRFNSGRYVCASVGMGTTNHVLSEILKTSAGMRSLHVPYQSAVAALNDVVAGLIDFFFTPLSAALPYIKAGRVRAMAVTSRLRVAEIPDIPTIEEAGFAEAGADDWYAILVPTGTPPHVIARLNRCVNHILMDESLRARLARLGYMAPR; encoded by the coding sequence ATGAATCATCAAATCCGATATCTGGCTCCCGTGGTTTCCGGTGCCCCCATGCCGGTTTTGGGTGGCGCCTCATTTGGGCAACTGGCCGCCGGTCTTGAACCCTGGTATCCCGCGCGTCCCATCACCCTGGTGCTGGGGGCCGCGCCTGGAGGCGGCGCGGACATTCTCGCGCGCACGCTGATCGAGGACCTCGCGCGGGCGCTGGGCCAGGCCATCAGCATCGAGTACCAGCCCGGGGCCTCGGGCAATATAGGCGCCGCGCGGGTGGCCCGCGCCAAGTGCGATGGCTACACCTTGCTGCTAAGCACTCGGGCGGCCACGCTGCACAAGACGATGTATCCACACATGGACTACGACTTCGCCCGGGATCTGCGGCCCGTCGCCTTGCTGGCGACGATGCCCGTCGCGGTGATCATGGGTAATCATGTCGCCGCCAACAGCCTGGCGGACGCCATCGCGCTGACCCGCTTCAATTCCGGCAGATATGTGTGTGCGTCAGTGGGCATGGGCACGACCAATCATGTGCTCAGCGAGATCCTGAAGACGTCGGCGGGCATGCGATCCCTGCATGTCCCGTATCAAAGCGCCGTGGCCGCCTTGAACGACGTGGTCGCCGGGCTGATCGATTTCTTCTTCACGCCGCTGTCCGCGGCGCTGCCCTATATCAAGGCGGGGCGCGTGCGCGCCATGGCGGTGACCTCACGGCTGCGGGTCGCCGAGATTCCCGACATTCCCACCATCGAGGAAGCCGGCTTTGCCGAAGCGGGCGCGGATGACTGGTACGCCATCCTGGTGCCCACGGGGACGCCTCCGCATGTCATTGCCCGCTTGAACCGCTGCGTGAATCACATCTTGATGGACGAAAGCCTGCGGGCACGCCTGGCGCGGCTGGGCTATATGGCGCCCAGGTGA
- the dnaJ gene encoding molecular chaperone DnaJ: MAKRDYYETLGVAKNATDDEIKKAYRKLAMKYHPDRNPDNKEAEDKFKEVKEAYEILTDEQKRAAFDRYGHAGVDPNAAGGMGAGMGGGFADAFGDIFGEIFGGAAGGGRRGGPQVYRGADLKYSLEITLEQAANGFDTEIRVPSWEKCDACHGSGAKPGTSPKTCHTCGGSGAVRMQQGFFSVQQTCPTCHGTGKEITDPCVSCDGVGRIRRNKTLQVKIPAGIDDGMRIRSSGNGEPGVNGGPSGDLYVEIHIKQHKIFQRDGDDLHCELTIPFTSAALGGELQVPTLGGKAEISIPEGTQSGKTFRLRGKGIRGVRGSYPGDLYCHVVVETPVRLSEEQKTILRQFEASLNDGGDRHSPQSKSWTDRVKEFFS, from the coding sequence ATGGCAAAACGTGACTATTACGAGACTCTGGGCGTCGCCAAAAACGCCACGGACGATGAAATAAAGAAGGCCTACCGCAAGCTGGCCATGAAGTACCACCCGGATCGCAACCCGGACAACAAAGAAGCGGAAGACAAGTTCAAAGAGGTCAAGGAAGCGTATGAAATCCTGACCGACGAACAGAAGCGCGCCGCCTTTGACCGTTACGGTCATGCGGGCGTGGACCCCAATGCGGCTGGCGGCATGGGTGCCGGCATGGGCGGCGGTTTTGCCGACGCCTTTGGCGATATCTTCGGTGAGATCTTCGGCGGCGCCGCTGGCGGTGGCCGCCGTGGCGGCCCGCAGGTCTATCGCGGCGCCGATCTGAAGTATTCGCTGGAAATCACGCTGGAACAGGCGGCCAATGGATTCGATACCGAAATCCGCGTGCCCAGCTGGGAAAAGTGCGATGCCTGCCACGGCTCCGGCGCCAAGCCGGGGACGTCGCCCAAGACCTGCCACACGTGCGGCGGCTCGGGCGCGGTGCGCATGCAGCAAGGGTTCTTCAGCGTCCAGCAGACCTGCCCGACCTGCCATGGCACCGGCAAGGAGATCACCGATCCCTGCGTGTCGTGCGATGGCGTGGGCCGTATTCGCCGCAACAAGACGCTGCAGGTCAAGATTCCGGCCGGTATCGACGACGGCATGCGCATCCGCTCCAGCGGCAATGGCGAGCCTGGTGTCAACGGCGGCCCGTCGGGCGACCTGTATGTGGAAATCCACATCAAGCAGCACAAGATCTTCCAGCGCGACGGCGACGATCTGCACTGCGAACTGACCATCCCGTTCACCTCCGCTGCCCTGGGCGGCGAGCTGCAGGTGCCGACACTGGGCGGCAAGGCCGAGATTTCCATCCCGGAAGGCACCCAGTCCGGCAAGACCTTCCGCCTGCGCGGCAAGGGGATACGGGGTGTGCGCGGCAGCTATCCGGGCGATCTGTATTGCCACGTCGTCGTGGAAACGCCGGTGCGCCTGAGCGAGGAACAGAAGACCATCCTGCGTCAATTCGAAGCCTCGCTGAACGATGGCGGCGACCGTCATTCGCCGCAAAGCAAGTCCTGGACGGATCGGGTGAAGGAGTTCTTCAGCTGA